In Rhizophagus irregularis chromosome 12, complete sequence, a single window of DNA contains:
- a CDS encoding mitochondrial 54S ribosomal protein bL21m, which produces MKNFLSILHISKMVISPFLRMPQHINNMPKAVYSSTTYKLITSTTTTTTTTDTTDPPSSSYSFSLSKYSHIPSFSIATKDYLNRLREQLHFYAVVEIRSQKFLITKNDLVITHRLSDVDIGDEIKLNRVTEIGSKDYTIKGQPLVSEAFYSIKATVVEQPKGPFIEIFKKKRRNRHKKRVTHKQTYTILRISEVEINKLN; this is translated from the exons atgaaaaattttttatctattttgcATATTTCTAAAATGGTTATAAGTCCGTTCTTACGAATGCCAcaacatattaataatatgccTAAAG CGGTTTATAGTTCAACGACTTATAAATTGATCACTTCCACGACGACAACTACGACTACAACGGATACAACGGATCCACCATCTTCGtcatattcattttcattgtCAAAGTACTCTCATATACCATCATTCTCTATTGCaacaaaagattatttaaatcgGTTAAGAGAACAACTTCATTTTTATGCAGTAGTAGAAATTCGgtcacaaaaatttttaataacaaaaaatgatttagttATAACTCATAGATTAAGTGACGTAGACATTGGGgatgaaataaaattgaatcgTGTAACGGAAATAGGTTCAAAGGATTATACGATTAAAGGGCAACCTTTAGTTTCCGAGGCATTTTATAGTATCAAAGCTACAGTAGTTGAGCAACCTAAAGGAccttttattgaaatttttaagaagAAACGAAGGAATAGACACAAAAAAAGAGTTACTCATAAACAAACCTACACCATATTGAGAATTTCTGaagttgaaattaataaattgaattga